Proteins from a single region of Nerophis ophidion isolate RoL-2023_Sa linkage group LG10, RoL_Noph_v1.0, whole genome shotgun sequence:
- the pax4 gene encoding paired box protein Pax-4 isoform X3, with protein MCGSHLEQTNQGGSSVNQLGGTFLNGRPLPDSKRRKMVELASEGVRPSQISRILRVSTGCVSKILSRYRLTGLLQPKTIGGSRPRLLTPAVISAIVQHKRDNPSVFAWEIRKSLLAMRSCKASKVPSVSSINRILRQIPVEPRAWMDSHAACRTEDSFSSTSMETKGVPLRTRTTFTQQQTKVLEKAFSQSQYADMFTRDKLSNQTQLAEETIKVWFSNRRAKWRREVQQIPQSVSAHQVHSKLHHVPENNTETFTHAVFVPGRTVDLDHPCGLASLSGVLLSTPHASHWTQRFWRC; from the exons ATGTGTGGCTCGCATTTGGAGCAGACAAATCAAG gtggtagCAGTGTGAACCAGCTTGGTGGGACGTTCCTCAACGGGAGACCTCTTCCGGACTCCAAGAGGAGGAAAATGGTGGAATTGGCCTCCGAGGGGGTCCGGCCCAGCCAGATCTCCAGGATCCTGAGG GTGTCCACAGGCTGCGTCAGCAAGATCCTGAGCCGCTACAGACTTACTGGCCTCCTGCAGCCAAAAACAATCGGCGGGAGTAGACCACGACTACTCACCCCCGCCGTCATCTCCGCTATCGTTCAGCACAAAAGGGACAACCCGTCCGTTTTTGCTTGGGAGATTAGGAAAAGTCTTCTGGCCATGAGGAGCTGCAAGGCTTCCAAAGTTCCCAGC GTGTCTTCCATAAACCGAATTCTAAGACAGATCCCAGTGGAGCCACGGGCCTGGATGGACAGCCATGCAGCCTGCAGGACTGAAGACA GTTTTTCCAGCACCAGCATGGAGACAAAAGGTGTCCCTCTGAGGACGAGAACAACCTTCACCCAGCAGCAGACCAAGGTCTTGGAGAAAG CGTTCTCCCAGAGTCAGTATGCGGACATGTTCACCAGGGACAAGTTGTCCAACCAGACCCAGCTTGCAGAGGAGACCATCAAG GTGTGGTTCTCAAACAGGCGGGCCAAATGGAGACGGGAGGTCCAACAAA TTCCTCAGAGCGTCTCAGCTCACCAGGTCCACTCCAAGCTTCATCATGTGCCTGAAAACAATACAGAGACCTTTACACATGCAGTTTTTGTACCTGGCAGGACAGTAGACCTGGACCATCCTTGTGGACTGGCATCCCTCTCAGGTGTCCTACTGTCCACCCCGCATGCCTCCCACTGGACCCAGAG GTTCTGGAGGTGTTGA
- the pax4 gene encoding paired box protein Pax-4 isoform X1, which yields MCGSHLEQTNQGGSSVNQLGGTFLNGRPLPDSKRRKMVELASEGVRPSQISRILRVSTGCVSKILSRYRLTGLLQPKTIGGSRPRLLTPAVISAIVQHKRDNPSVFAWEIRKSLLAMRSCKASKVPSVSSINRILRQIPVEPRAWMDSHAACRTEDSFSSTSMETKGVPLRTRTTFTQQQTKVLEKAFSQSQYADMFTRDKLSNQTQLAEETIKVWFSNRRAKWRREVQQSIPQSVSAHQDSRPGPSLWTGIPLRCPTVHPACLPLDPEVLEVLSVDHLTRPRLWSTMIPKPAGGRVCKDRKKRGLSLVFETTSFLSVSCLQGRSGQSASSAVTHSGQQRSPNNT from the exons ATGTGTGGCTCGCATTTGGAGCAGACAAATCAAG gtggtagCAGTGTGAACCAGCTTGGTGGGACGTTCCTCAACGGGAGACCTCTTCCGGACTCCAAGAGGAGGAAAATGGTGGAATTGGCCTCCGAGGGGGTCCGGCCCAGCCAGATCTCCAGGATCCTGAGG GTGTCCACAGGCTGCGTCAGCAAGATCCTGAGCCGCTACAGACTTACTGGCCTCCTGCAGCCAAAAACAATCGGCGGGAGTAGACCACGACTACTCACCCCCGCCGTCATCTCCGCTATCGTTCAGCACAAAAGGGACAACCCGTCCGTTTTTGCTTGGGAGATTAGGAAAAGTCTTCTGGCCATGAGGAGCTGCAAGGCTTCCAAAGTTCCCAGC GTGTCTTCCATAAACCGAATTCTAAGACAGATCCCAGTGGAGCCACGGGCCTGGATGGACAGCCATGCAGCCTGCAGGACTGAAGACA GTTTTTCCAGCACCAGCATGGAGACAAAAGGTGTCCCTCTGAGGACGAGAACAACCTTCACCCAGCAGCAGACCAAGGTCTTGGAGAAAG CGTTCTCCCAGAGTCAGTATGCGGACATGTTCACCAGGGACAAGTTGTCCAACCAGACCCAGCTTGCAGAGGAGACCATCAAG GTGTGGTTCTCAAACAGGCGGGCCAAATGGAGACGGGAGGTCCAACAAAGTA TTCCTCAGAGCGTCTCAGCTCACCAG GACAGTAGACCTGGACCATCCTTGTGGACTGGCATCCCTCTCAGGTGTCCTACTGTCCACCCCGCATGCCTCCCACTGGACCCAGAG GTTCTGGAGGTGTTGAGTGTGGACCACTTAACTCGACCCAGACTCTGGTCCACCATGATCCCAAAACCAGCAGGAGGACGTGTGTGTAAAGACCGGAAGAAGAGAGGACTAAGTTTAGTCTTTGAGACAACGTCCTTCCTGTCTGTGTCGTGCCTGCAAGGAAGAAGCGGGCAGTCAGCGAGCAGCGCAGTAACACACAGCGGCCAGCAGAGGTCGCCAAATAACACATGA
- the pax4 gene encoding paired box protein Pax-4 isoform X2, with product MCGSHLEQTNQGGSSVNQLGGTFLNGRPLPDSKRRKMVELASEGVRPSQISRILRVSTGCVSKILSRYRLTGLLQPKTIGGSRPRLLTPAVISAIVQHKRDNPSVFAWEIRKSLLAMRSCKASKVPSVSSINRILRQIPVEPRAWMDSHAACRTEDSFSSTSMETKGVPLRTRTTFTQQQTKVLEKAFSQSQYADMFTRDKLSNQTQLAEETIKVWFSNRRAKWRREVQQIPQSVSAHQDSRPGPSLWTGIPLRCPTVHPACLPLDPEVLEVLSVDHLTRPRLWSTMIPKPAGGRVCKDRKKRGLSLVFETTSFLSVSCLQGRSGQSASSAVTHSGQQRSPNNT from the exons ATGTGTGGCTCGCATTTGGAGCAGACAAATCAAG gtggtagCAGTGTGAACCAGCTTGGTGGGACGTTCCTCAACGGGAGACCTCTTCCGGACTCCAAGAGGAGGAAAATGGTGGAATTGGCCTCCGAGGGGGTCCGGCCCAGCCAGATCTCCAGGATCCTGAGG GTGTCCACAGGCTGCGTCAGCAAGATCCTGAGCCGCTACAGACTTACTGGCCTCCTGCAGCCAAAAACAATCGGCGGGAGTAGACCACGACTACTCACCCCCGCCGTCATCTCCGCTATCGTTCAGCACAAAAGGGACAACCCGTCCGTTTTTGCTTGGGAGATTAGGAAAAGTCTTCTGGCCATGAGGAGCTGCAAGGCTTCCAAAGTTCCCAGC GTGTCTTCCATAAACCGAATTCTAAGACAGATCCCAGTGGAGCCACGGGCCTGGATGGACAGCCATGCAGCCTGCAGGACTGAAGACA GTTTTTCCAGCACCAGCATGGAGACAAAAGGTGTCCCTCTGAGGACGAGAACAACCTTCACCCAGCAGCAGACCAAGGTCTTGGAGAAAG CGTTCTCCCAGAGTCAGTATGCGGACATGTTCACCAGGGACAAGTTGTCCAACCAGACCCAGCTTGCAGAGGAGACCATCAAG GTGTGGTTCTCAAACAGGCGGGCCAAATGGAGACGGGAGGTCCAACAAA TTCCTCAGAGCGTCTCAGCTCACCAG GACAGTAGACCTGGACCATCCTTGTGGACTGGCATCCCTCTCAGGTGTCCTACTGTCCACCCCGCATGCCTCCCACTGGACCCAGAG GTTCTGGAGGTGTTGAGTGTGGACCACTTAACTCGACCCAGACTCTGGTCCACCATGATCCCAAAACCAGCAGGAGGACGTGTGTGTAAAGACCGGAAGAAGAGAGGACTAAGTTTAGTCTTTGAGACAACGTCCTTCCTGTCTGTGTCGTGCCTGCAAGGAAGAAGCGGGCAGTCAGCGAGCAGCGCAGTAACACACAGCGGCCAGCAGAGGTCGCCAAATAACACATGA